ctctcactagagtactaaatggtgctgttttactaggccaaaagcaatgcaaactaactaggagtagtaattaagaaccctgtattggaaaagagagataaaagggtaaaattgtgaaaaaataattaatgctgCATGAGGATAgtaaaacgacagataaaagtacttaagagcaaatttcttaaacgtcagttataaaaaaagggagggagtataatATCTTTGATAGGGATGGATGGCTAATTCTTTAAAATAttgtccaaaaaataaaaaattgcacaaatgTTGCTATGACAAGGCCAAGGCCATGCTCTAAATATATGCTTCGTGTTGATTGTGCACAGCAggcaaacaatttttttttaaaaaaaaaaaattaaagtgctACCGTTCTAATTGTGCACGATAactatttggttttttttttttttttaaatatgaagtGCTGCTTTGTTGGGTGATATGTTAGGTCACTTGTTAGTGGGGACTTAATATCAACTCAATATCTATAAAGACAAATAGGATCATGCTATAGATGTGGATTAATCAATCGTATTTATTTTCAATATTTATGGATATTATTTATAAGACTTTAATAATTAATGTCTAATTATAACTGTCCAATTATAATgtccaataattttttttaacaattgttTTCTCCTTACTTCCTTGTGAATTTCTGTTTCATTTGTCAACAAGGATACATGAAGGGAAGGAAGACAAGGCAAATTCAAATGTATATCCTCCTAAGCACCATTTATAAATAGACCTTTCCCTTGTTCCCATCCAAAGTCAATTCATGCCAAATTGCCAATACAGAGTACATTCCATGGAAATGTCCATGTCCAACAACCCATTTAGGTTGGATTATTCCTACCCCACCCCCTTATCAAATAGTCGCCTTTCAGCCTAGCTAACATGGTCCCATGACAAAGAAATACTACATACAAGAGAGAGCATTTGTAGTCGCGCTGAGTCAGCATGGTAACACTACATATTTTAATTGTTGTCATGCATAATAAGCACGACagtgttttaagtttttttttaaaaaaattatctgTCATGCTCAGTCAGCATGACAAGCATATATTTACAACATAATCTTGTCAAAGTAGcatttgtgcaattttttattttttggataatACTTTAAGGAATTAGCCGAGATGGAATCAGAAATTTTAATTGGAGGGGGCGAAATACATGTACATATAAACTTTTGAATCgacataaaattttttaaaaatttttgtgagGGCAAATAGTATAAAATACATCagtacttttcaaaatttttaatattttaaggTAAGGAGAGAAGACATAAATACCTAAAAAAGTGGTAAACCCAAGTAATATTACATAAATGTGATACTTTTTGTAGGAAACTACAGAAGTACATGGATTAAAGAAAACGATatttattataaaataaaattaggtcATTGGAAAAAATGACGTTGGACAAAATCCCCATAGTGGAGCAGCCTACCTGTGGCTGATTTGGCAGTGGCACAGTGGCACtaggaatttaatgagaaaaagAACAAATAGCTTTTTCCCATCAGTCGTTGTACCAGGATTTCAACAAACTGAACCCGAAATTCCATTCAAATTCAAGTATattttggaaacaaaattgTACTTATGAGGTGTTGACTGTTGAGGTGGAATGGGGTAATGCAGTTAATAGATATCAGTTATTGCTGGCTACACTTTCAGTTGAGAGAAAAGTATTGATTGCTTGACTGTTAACTTCAGAAATTGTATGCAAATTATTTATGTGATTTCGTACCAAATTTGTTGCATCAGGGTGCAAACAAAGCCCTCGAATTATtaaggaaagaagagaaagaaagataaCTGCAAACAAATCCATTATTCAACTAGTTTCATATTTTCTCAATTAGAGCTTCTCTGATCCTAACCATGAGGAACTTAAAAAGAGGCATTACCGACAAGTACTTAATTGTGCATAACTCTAATCTAAAAACATTTTCTCAAGAAGGgggagttttttttaaaaaaaaataaaagaaatagaagACAATCTTTTAGGGAAAATTTACTTGAATTCCTCAATACTTCTTTCGAGCAATTTACTCGCAGGTATTGCTAATCATAATAAGAAGGTGTAATTAGTTTGTGGCTGAGTGTTGTAAGGTACCCAGCTATATCTGACCATGGTCAGTCAGAATTTTGTGGCTGTATATAGcaaagcttgaaagttgaaacacTACTATAAAGTACTCcatccgtcccactttgatagtcctgtttctttttttacacagtttaagaaaaagtagttaactttgttggaaaagtaaatttagattgctttttttctaaaataccctcacattaaatatggtgtACAGCTTTAtgagaacttgaattgatggtaaaaaaagaatcaattctcataaaatggggtaggtttatagtaacaactgcttacattgaataagggtattttagaaaaattaaaatacaactgcattcttcaattggaaagtaggctacaatttgggacagatgaaaaaggaatacaggactatcaaagtgggacggagggagtatgtgTTTCTCTAATATTGCACTGGTGGATTATTTATTCTTAAACGTTGTGGTTATTATCTACACTAATCCAAGAAGGGATTAAAAGCATTACATACATTGCAAAAAACCATGACCAAAAGGTCAAGAGCAAATACTGTCAGCAAAAAATACGCGCATAGCAGAAGCAATTTTAACATATATTAAAATATGTGGGAAGAGGAGGAGAATTGACACATAACAAAAACTCAATTATTTATTAATCCAAAACTCAACAATAACAATATTAAGTCTAACTTTTAGCTCACGACAACTCACAACTCAACTATGAGGTTTCTCTCAAACTAATCCTTAAGACTCAACTTATTCAACTCTCTTTTCAAGAAACAATGTAGTAGCTGTACCAGTAGTTTATATGGgccaatctttttctttttttttttttccggaaacgGTATTATATAGACTAATCACAAGACTTAGGAAATGAAACCAATTTGGACTTCTTAACTTTTGAACCGTCTCACACACTGAAACTAATATGGACTTGGACTTGACATTGCCTAAACGACTTAAGCATGACAAAAGGAAACTGACTAAAGAACCAAATACGGCAAGGACTTGATTGGGTAATTAAAACTTAAGGAAACTGAGAAGTGGACAACCGACTAAAAgctttaatttaataaattaaacatattaataaaataaacttggtttttttttcccttcaaatACTTTGCCATATACAGTCAATAACAGATCCAAACAAAATGACTTGTAGTTTTAATTATagtttatttggtttttttagTTGTCACTAAAATTAACTTAAAATGTTTTCAAATTCATTGTCTATTCCCATGGTGATgttaaattttcaatttgataggggtaaaaattttatttttctatgttGAAATGTAAAGAATGAAGGGATTTCGAGATAATTTAAGGGGGGCAACATAAAAGTTAAAAAGAGTTTTAGAAAACTCGTAGGATATAAATGTGAGGCAAATTACCAAAATTGATAATTTAACTAACCAAATTCTTAAAGTTGAGGGAGGGAGCAATTGCCTACCCTAATAATCATAAGATGTTTCCACCCCGGAGTACTCATTAATTATTTAGACattattttccaatgaaaaaaGGGATTAAAACATTTAGCCCAAGATCCAGGAAGAACTCAATAGCCAATCCATGGCAAGGAAGTTCATAAAGCAAAATGAAAAGATTGCAAATTTATTCAGGTATAGGATCAATAATATTAAACCATTATAATTCACTACTAATtcctaaaaaaattttcttcattagATTCCCACTACTTTAATAGTAATTTAGTAATCCAGCTGACTTatctagaaattccaagaaTATGTAATTGTGCTACTATGGTGTTTGCACTAAAAACAAGAGGTTTGACTCTTTCATATTTAACCTTCTTGGACGGTCAAATTGAATTTCCTATAAGCAGTTTGGGGCAGGATAGCAACTGCGTTGATTACTTAGTTGttaaacaacaacaataataattaatCCAGATACCATTTAGAAGTAAGCAGTTGCCCACTTTGAACACTAAAAAGGGAATAATTATAGAAATCTCTTCCACAGTTCTTGACAATTACACTTAGTCCTCAAAAGTTTCAATAATTCACTCACATCCCTTATTAAAGTAAAACGATGATAATAATCTTCATGTAATAACTACAGAAAAATGGTGCcttaaaaagaagaaataaataactaattaagcTTCCCTGGACTGTACTCTACAAAATCCCTTCTTTCCCACCATCTAGCCCTTTCACCCAACCAAGCAGTCAATTCCTGTTCCTTTCTCTTGTTTGCTCTAGACATTTGGTTGCCCTAATCCTAACCACTTTTTTTGACACAATTAAGGGCTCCATGTGTAACTATTAAAAATGACTTTGGCAATTGTATGTAATCTCGAGAAAGGTTTCTGAACTTGTTAGATTTGTGCACAAATCTACAGAAAGgcgataataaaatttcataaaaatgcAAGTTTTGCGTAAATACCTAGTATTGTATAAATCTCTAGAAGGGcaatttctttaatttcatTCAACAGACAATTTTGTACAAACATCATAGCGCACTTGCGTTGCTAAAACCGCCAGTCTCCAATTGCTTCTCCATTGTTCTTCTATTTAATTGCCTCACACCTTTTCAACTCAATTAgatgcaaaaaagaaaaaagaaaagaaaactcgtTTAGATGCAAATGTAATTATCAAAGTTACATGACAAATCAATGCAATTGTCATAAACCTCAGGTGAGGTTCTTGTAAGTTTCCCATAAAATTAttgatttgatttgtataaatatAGAAATCTACAAGGACAATAATGAAATTTCGTAAAAGACAATTTTGCATAATTTCGTACAACGCTGGTAAACAGCAAACCTCCCAGGTTCCAACTGGCTTCCGTGTCCCACAACTTTCCActtctctcctctctcttttATATTATATGCTTTTACGTTTTCTCTCCGCCTCTCGTCTTTCAAGTTCTGTGGAGGTGAAAGAAAACAGAGCTAAAAcaccaaaggaagaagaaagaatacTCAAATAAGCAgcctaaaagaagaaaaagaaaaagaaaatggctTTGCAGTTGAATGCTATCAACTTTCAATCCCAGAAGTTCCCCTCTTTTGGTCTTCCGCCAATGGCCAGCCTCAGATCTCCCAAATTCATCATGGCTTCAACTCTTCGTTCTGGAACAAAGTaaaagtttttcccttttttgttttcctttaatGGAATGTGTTTTTTgtattaaaaatgaatattaggGTGACCCTTTTATTCTTTATGCATTTTTCTAATGAAAGTTTGGATCTTTGCAAAATTTTATGTTGTTGTTGGGTTTTTGCTGCTTTGCTCTAATTTTGTGTCCGATTGTTTTAACTTCTTGTAGGTTTTTATGATCTTGTGATGCcgagatttatttattttttgggtctgttcaagtaattaaaaatttttttttggcaaaaaccGAAATGTTTCTGTGAATATATATCTTGGAAGGTGTTATTTTTATTAGTTCATCATTTTACTAGTTTCTGTAAATCTAATTTTCTGCTTTCTAAGTCTTTTCAATGTATTTGTAACCGAAATCCATCAGTTTATGGTTTAATTCAGGACATGTAGGTCATTTTGTCCTTGAAAATTCCATTGATCAAACTGGTTATGGTGTCTTGTCACTTTTACTTACTCAATTTTCATCTCATAAGTTGTGcaaattttctctttatttttttttaacaatggCAACTAATGTACTAATGCTTCTGTTTTTAACACTTTGAAATGGTCAAATGGTTTTGTGATTTCTGTGTGCTTATTGCTTCTTGTCATTGTCCACTATCTTATGGTGTGGACAACTAAAATATTGGTTTAATACAATGCATTTAGTATTAAGTGGTTGTAAGAGCATTAGACTTCTctgattgttttaatttatttggaCTTAGCCCTGAAAGTTGTCTGGTTTCGTTGGTTTGGCAATATGGTTAAATGGCCTGGTTCAGTTCATATCTTCTTTTCTTCTGTAAAAGAAGGTCAAACATGTTATAAAATCTTCTGGTTCACGGTAATTCATCTACTCAATTCCTATCTCCTTCCTTCCAATTAATCTTTCTATCTGAATAATGTTAATTTTCCTCATTTAAGTTATCATGCCACACACCTCTTGTTTAGTGCGAACTTGTCTTGTGTGATAGCACTCATTTACATTGCCACATGCCATCTGTCGGTTTTGTTGCATTTATAATCTGTGAACAGCTGGATTACCTTTTTGTGCATGCTCTTTACGTGTCAAGATCAGCGAGATTGGGCAACTCTTTGTCACTTTGCCAATTACATCTGTTACATTGTCATTTATGGGATATCGGTCGCATTCTTCTCTTGTCATTGTTATCTAGGAAGATTAACATACTGACCATGAAACAATCCATTTGGTATTGAGTGGTTGTTAGGCATTAGATATCTTTTGTCTGTTTTAATTTGCTGTGAGTCAGCTCTGACAACTGTCATGGTTTATTGGGTTGGCTATATGGTTAAATGGCCTGGTTTAGTATATCTTTCATTCTTCTGTAAAAGTAGATCAAACATACGCTATTTTAAAAAATCCCAGTTTATAATTGATTTTCCTTTCTGAATATTTAAATCTCCTTTTTGCCTTATAATCTCACACATCTCTTGTTCCGTGCAAACTTGTTTTATGTATCATTTCTCATTTTTTGTCACCATCTCAAATCTGCGAACAGCTGGATTACCCTTTTGTGCATGTTCTTTACGTGTCCAGATGAGGGATAGCAGACAAACTCTTTATCACGTTGCTAATTAGTTCAGTCACATTGTCATATATGGGAATTCAGTAGCATTCTTCTGTAGTCATTATTATCTGAGTCAATTAAAATATTGACGTAGTACAATGCATCTGGAAGTAAGTGGTCGTTAGAGTGGTAAGCATCCATTGTTTGTTTAAAATTGTTGGGACTTAGCTTTAAAGTTATCTGATCTTTCAATGTGGGACTTCAGTAGCCTTCTCATTTATGCAAAAATTTAAATGTTGAGTATAGTACAATGCATCTGGTGTTAAGCGGTTGTTAGAACATTGATCATTTGTGGTTTGTTATAAATTGTTGGGATTTAGCTCTAAAATTATCTTGTTTTGTCGGTGTGGCAATATGGCTGAATTGCCTGGTTTAAtttatctttctttcttctgtAAAATTCAATCAAACACATGTGACTTTGAAAAATCTCAACTCACAATTGATTCATCTCCTCCATTCCTATGTGCTTTCTTCCAATTTATTCTTCCTATTTGAATATTATCAATCTCCTTTTTCCTTATTATCTCAGACACTGTTGTTGACCGCAAACTTGTCCTGTGTCATTTTCTGTTCCCACCTATATTCTGTGAATGGTTCTATGAGCTTTCCGTGCATGTTCTTTATGCATCAAGATAAACTAGATCAGCCAAACCATTTTCTGTTTCGCTACTTAGTCCAGTTGCATTGTCATTTATGGGGTTTCTGTTGCATGCTTATTTAATTGTTAGtattttttgtagttttctgcATGTGTTAATGGTTTAATATGGCTAAGGGAACTACTCTCGATGGGATTTTATTGCAATCATCATGGTTATTTCATAAAAGTGCATGTAGCTGTTTTTAATCTAAGGATATAGGATTGTTATTCTTGATATGGAATTTATAGATTCTAGTTGGTGAACCACGTTTCACTTGTATTTTTTGTCACAGGTTCTTTCTCTTGGACTTGAATTGTTTCTAGGTTGTGATATAGAAAAGTATTTATTTACATTCTTTCTCTTAATTTCTAAATATTCTTGTATTTGGTCGTTTTTAGTCAGCTAGCCATTTGTTGACCTGTCGTACATTGTTTTGTGGAACCACTGTCTTGTAATTCTGGTGCCCCCAGGATATATAAGTTTTCAGTTTCTTCTACTCATTATGCTGTTTTTATGTCCTAAAAGCAATACCCTTGAAATTTCTTGTTACTTGTCCTCTTTGTAGTCAAGTATGTTGTATACCCCTGCACCTGACCTTTGCTACCCGCATGGATTCACTTTTTATATGTGTGCAATCTGCTGTGAGTTCTTGCATGTCAAATCTCTCTGAATTTACTTCATCTATTAGAGAAAGTCGATAAGAATGTGATTCtattgtttttttccttttgctttgaTACAGTTGAATATGCCTAATAAATCAAAATAACGTCTCATGTTTTATAATTGAATCTTAGTTAGCACACGTCCATAACAAATAGCAAAATGCAGTATAGAAATGTGACATGCATAAGAATTTTGAAGCAAATTTATGTGCTTGTCATCATCTCCATGTGCAAATGTGCTGAATACTGTTCATAAGTTACatgtttatttatatatttatgttGTATTTATCTATCATAGATGTAGACTTCCAGTTAAAAGATGCATAGATCAACTTGCGATAGTGTACAAATATATAGATAGCAGATCCAAGTAATTTTGGTTAGTATATTCCAGAGTCAGTAATATCAGCATCTAGGAGAAGAGATGGATAGTTCACAGAATATGGCATCGCTAATTCGCTAtaaccatttttcttttcatgttCATCTTCATGGAAAAGTATAGGTTTGTGTAGTTGTTCTACATCCCCTGTTCTAGAAGGCAATCCTTTGGTCGAGTTATGGACCTCACAGTTTGAAGGTAGTCAAGACCTGAAGTGAATTTTCAATATGGCCACAAGTATTTGTTGCATGCGGTTATTTTACTTGGAAGATTGGGAACAGTGGTCACTATCTTGCATGACTTTTGTGAGCTATGGGTTAGCCATCTTTAGATGTCACTGTTGTAAAATAGTAAATGATAATAACATTGTTGAGATGgcactaaaacatatttttgaggtATGacaaattttgttgttttgaaaattgTATAGAAAATCAGATAGTAAAATATTGTTAAGAGTATTCATAGTTTAATTGTTACGATAAACCATTGACCTCCAAAATCATTATGTTAAGTTGATGTTTTGGACcgctttttttttgcattttttataCCAACTAATATGCCACTTCCTGGGATGGTTTTATCATTTTTCACATCTCTAGGGTAAAACTGTCCCTTGTAATTAAGCAGCTTGCAtgtatctttttccttttaggGTTGGGGCTACTGTCTGGGTTCATGGTGGACGAAAGTGGTAATAGAACAATAATGTCTAATTTGTCTACTTATTCTGTTCTTCTGTATAAAAGCTGGGTTAATGCTGCAAGATATCCTGGTTACTAAGGCTTCTGTATGAAAAACTGTCTCATCTATCTGATATAGTTTTTTGACATCTATTACAAATTCCTTGCTAGGTTTGCATTTAACAACACAGATTGAAACACTGGAAATGTAGCTATACCATGAGAGGCTCAAAATGTCATTGTCTTAGCAGAATTATAATTGATTGGTTGAGGTAAAATATATGTTTGAATTATGTTGTCCTCAGAGGAAGGAGTAAGATGAATTCTGATGGACTCGATTCTTGAAAGCTGGGTTTCATTTCATTATAGCCTCTGGAGGCAACATTGTTTTCCTACTCTGAAATCATCTAGTAATGGATTGCTTCTtaatcccctttttttttttttgaaattggtAATTACAAACTAAGTTTTAGCGTGCTTACAAGCATTGACACTGGTGTTTTTGCCATATTTGTTTGACTGTGTGGTTACAATTAGCACTAAGACAATCTAGAAACAACTGCATGCAGAGCAATATTAATTTAACCATCCCTGTTTAAGGATTGAATGATATGTATTTGGATTATCATCTAATTAAGGAATCTAGGGTGAGTCTATCCTGGATGATAAATGCTTAAAGATCTCCCTTGTTATGATTGCATCTCCACGCTAATTCTCTTTTacaaaatatttttggtaatCTGTATCTCTTGTTCTATATGTAGGGAGGTTGAAAACATCAAAAAGCCTTTCACTCCTCCCCATGAAGTTCATGTACAAGTAACGCACTCTATGCCGCCTCAAAAAATTGAGATCTTTAAGGCTATGGAGAACTGGGCTGAGGAAAATATATTGGTTCACTTGAAGCCTGTGGAAAAATGTTGGCAACCACAGGATTTCCTGCCAGATCCTGCTTCTGACGGATTTCATGATCAAGTCAAGGAACTGAGGGAACGTGCAAAGGAAATTCCAGATGATTACTTTGTTGTTTTAGTTGGAGATATGATCACAGAAGAAGCCCTTCCAACTTACCAGACCATGCTTAATACATTGGATGGCGTTCGTGATGAAACAGGTGCAAGTCTAACCTCTTGGGCAATTTGGACCAGGGCTTGGACTGCAGAAGAAAACAGGCATGGTGACCTCCTTAACAAGTATCTCTACTTGTCTGGACGAGTAGACATGAAACAGATTGAGAAAACAATTCAGTATCTGATTGGGTCAGGAATGGTGAGGCACCTCCCCGTTTAATTTTTTGGTATACTATCTTATTAACTGTGTCAGTACTTGCTTTGTTTCTCAATCCTGCAAGCATTCCCTGCCACCTTTTTTCCCAATTACGAGAAGAAATGTGTATGAATTTTGAAATAGAAAAGCTTTTGCAAGCTTCATTTCTCCTTGGAACATATATTTTCAG
This Coffea arabica cultivar ET-39 chromosome 3e, Coffea Arabica ET-39 HiFi, whole genome shotgun sequence DNA region includes the following protein-coding sequences:
- the LOC113736887 gene encoding stearoyl-[acyl-carrier-protein] 9-desaturase, chloroplastic, with product MALQLNAINFQSQKFPSFGLPPMASLRSPKFIMASTLRSGTKEVENIKKPFTPPHEVHVQVTHSMPPQKIEIFKAMENWAEENILVHLKPVEKCWQPQDFLPDPASDGFHDQVKELRERAKEIPDDYFVVLVGDMITEEALPTYQTMLNTLDGVRDETGASLTSWAIWTRAWTAEENRHGDLLNKYLYLSGRVDMKQIEKTIQYLIGSGMDPRTENSPYLGFIYTSFQERATFISHGNTARLAKEHGDIKLAQICGTIAADEKRHETAYTKIVEKLYEIDPNGTVLAFADMMRKKISMPAHLMYDGRDDDLFEHFSAVAQRLGVYTAKDYADILEFLVGRWKVGDLTGLSAEGRKAQDYVCGLPARIRKLEERAQARAKQGPRIPFSWIYDREVQL